In one window of Rhinatrema bivittatum chromosome 10, aRhiBiv1.1, whole genome shotgun sequence DNA:
- the LOC115099786 gene encoding fibronectin type III domain-containing protein 7-like, translated as MNVTSQLACGSNTATLSWDTSAGAVGYVSTLTGPDGNQLSCNVANTTCSISDLACGQTYAVMVTAVGETCINVVNATAQIQTAPCASLNVKTLVDCGSNAATLFWDDAPGAVNYIATVTGPARDKHTCNTTETSCSLQELQCGHSYSVTVLALGEQCSSTASAATKLLTAPCTPRNVTTWIDCGTNTAILSWDNSPGATSYISTVTGANGEQLSCNSTDTVCEVSSLQCGQTYSVAVVAFGNNCSSAASAPTELKTAPCIPTNVETQLECRANIATISWYNAKGAASYFSAVTGPDGEQLFCNATDTACDVADLQCGQAYNATVTAINDLCSSAASAAATMQTVPCVPQSLDVLLDCGTDIATLSWSAADGAISYTSTVTGPNGEEQGCNTTDTTCNIAGLQCGQRYNATIIAFGDQCASGVSAAAEFQTAPCVPKNVEAQIDCDTNTATLLWERASGAVSYSSSVTGPRGEQHSCNATETTCNITALQCGQTYNASVIALSDQCSSAASATTEFQTAPCLPGNVGTQIDCETNTATLSWDGAAGAVSYTSILSGPNGELHSCNASEKDVSCSTEVLPCGQMYVVSVAAFGENCSSMASAAVELKTAPCIPRNVLTLLNCRTNVATLSWEDAPGAVNYVSTVTSPDGEQHSYNSTEATCDVSDLECGQTYAVTIRALDDQCSSADSATANLQMGKDSASVLQEL; from the exons ATGAATGTGACATCGCAGCTAGCATGTGGCAGTAACACGGCGACGCTCTCCTGGGATACGTCAGCGGGCGCTGTGGGTTACGTATCGACACTGACCGGACCTGATGGGAACCAGCTCTCGTGCAACGTAGCAAACACCACCTGCAGCATCAGCGACCTGGCGTGTGGCCAGACATATGCGGTGATGGTGACAGCGGTCGGCGAGACATGCATCAACGTGGTCAATGCCACTGCCCAGATACAGACTG CTCCCTGCGCCTCGTTGAACGTGAAGACTCTGGTTGACTGTGGGAGTAATGCTGCGACACTGTTCTGGGATGATGCTCCCGGGGCTGTGAATTACATTGCGACTGTGACGGGGCCGGCCAGAGACAAGCACACGTGCAATACAACAGAGACCAGCTGCAGCCTCCAGGAGCTGCAGTGCGGCCACTCGTACAGCGTGACCGTCTTGGCGCTCGGCGAGCAGTGCAGCAGTACGGCCAGTGCAGCCACCAAACTTCTGACTG CTCCCTGCACGCCAAGGAATGTGACAACGTGGATTGACTGCGGAACCAACACGGCAATCTTATCCTGGGATAACAGCCCCGGGGCAACGAGCTATATCTCTACGGTGACGGGTGCCAATGGAGAGCAGCTCTCATGCAACAGTACCGACACTGTCTGTGAGGTCAGCAGCCTGCAGTGTGGTCAGACGTACTCTGTGGCCGTCGTCGCGTTCGGCAACAACTGTAGTAGTGCAGCCAGTGCCCCCACCGAACTTAAAACTG CTCCCTGCATCCCAACAAACGTGGAGACGCAGCTTGAGTGTAGAGCTAACATTGCCACCATCTCCTGGTATAATGCCAAAGGGGCAGCGAGCTACTTCTCAGCTGTGACCGGTCCTGATGGGGAGCAACTCTTCTGCAATGCCACAGACACAGCCTGCGATGTCGCAGACCTGCAGTGTGGTCAGGCGTACAATGCCACGGTCACCGCGATCAATGACCTCTGCAGCAGTGCTGCCAGTGCTGCTGCCACTATGCAGACCG tcccATGTGTCCCTCAGAGTTTGGACGTGCTGTTAGACTGTGGAACGGACATCGCGACCCTGAGTTGGAGCGCTGCCGATGGAGCGATCAGTTACACGTCCACTGTGACGGGGCCAAATGGAGAGGAGCAGGGATGCAACACAACCGATACAACGTGCAACATCGCAGGACTGCAGTGTGGCCAGCGATACAACGCAACCATCATCGCTTTCGGCGACCAGTGTGCCAGTGGAGTCAGTGCAGCAGCTGAATTTCAAACTG CTCCATGCGTCCCCAAGAATGTGGAGGCACAAATTGATTGCGACACAAACACTGCAACGCTCCTCTGGGAGAGAGCCTCCGGAGCTGTGAGCTACTCATCCTCCGTCACAGGCCCCAGAGGGGAGCAGCACTCCTGCAACGCCACAGAGACAACCTGCAACATCACTGCCCTGCAGTGCGGTCAGACGTACAACGCGAGCGTCATAGCGCTCAGTGACCAGTGCAGCAGCGCGGCCAGTGCCACCACTGAATTTCAAACTG ctccctgcctcccagggAATGTGGGAACACAGATTGATTGTGAGACGAACACGGCAACCCTCTCGTGGGATGGCGCTGCCGGGGCGGTGAGCTACACATCCATTCTGAGTGGCCCTAACGGAGAGCTGCACTCTTGCAATGCCTCAGAAAAAGATGTGTCCTGCAGCACTGAGGTCTTGCCATGTGGTCAGATGTACGTGGTGTCTGTGGCAGCATTTGGGGAGAATTGCAGCAGCATGGCCAGCGCTGCAGTAGAACTGAAAACGG CTCCCTGCATTCCTAGGAATGTGTTAACGTTGCTGAACTGTAGAACCAATGTTGCAACCCTATCTTGGGAAGATGCTCCCGGAGCTGTGAATTACGTTTCAACAGTGACCAGTCCTGATGGAGAGCAGCATTCCTACAACTCAACGGAAGCAACCTGTGATGTTAGTGACCTAGAATGTGGGCAGACATACGCTGTGACCATCAGAGCGCTCGATGACCAGTGCAGCAGTGCAGACAGTGCCACTGCAAACCTGCAGATGGGTAAAGATTCAGCTTCTGTATTGCAGGAATTATAA